Part of the Sinorhizobium sp. BG8 genome, CGTCTCCAGACAGGAAATCGAAGAGTGCGCCGACGCTGATGACGAGCCGTGCGTGACCTGGGCCGACGTGCCGATCTATCCACTTTTCCTGCATCGGGCTGCCCATGGCGACAAGCAGGATGTCGGGGGCGGCGCGGCGAACCTCCTTCATCACGGCATCCGACTGGGTCGGATCGAAATAGCCGTCGGCAATCGGAATGAACTCGTGCCAGGGTGCATGGCGCCGGAGGCTTTCCGCTGCCCGCTTCAGCGTGTCCGGGCGCGCGCCGATCATCGCCACGCGCTTCGGCTTGTCGATATAGGTCAAGAGCGCCGGAACGAAATCCGTACCGTTGAGGTTGGCCGGAAAACGCTCCCCATGGAAGATCAGGGAGGCGATATCGACGCCGTGGCCATCGGGCAGAATCATCTGGCGCTGAAGAACTGCGCGAAATTCGGGGTCGCGCATCATCAGGTTGGCATTGTTGGCGTTCAGGAAGGCAATCACCGTCTGCCCGAATGGCATGGACGCCATCTGTTCGACGAACGTGAAGGCGGAGGCCCAGTCGAAATTGGTGACCTGCAGGCCGAGAATATCGCGATGGGAGGCGTATATGCCTCTGCGGGCGGATTCGTTCACGACTGTCCTCCAGCCGTTCCGCTACCCGACAATTTCGCGTCGATCTGCTGTGCGTCGC contains:
- a CDS encoding WecB/TagA/CpsF family glycosyltransferase encodes the protein MNESARRGIYASHRDILGLQVTNFDWASAFTFVEQMASMPFGQTVIAFLNANNANLMMRDPEFRAVLQRQMILPDGHGVDIASLIFHGERFPANLNGTDFVPALLTYIDKPKRVAMIGARPDTLKRAAESLRRHAPWHEFIPIADGYFDPTQSDAVMKEVRRAAPDILLVAMGSPMQEKWIDRHVGPGHARLVISVGALFDFLSGDVPRAPKRMRRLRLEWLFRLLIEPSRLWKRYVIGNPLFLYHVIRHRLKGGGRPKRRAQLLLRNQTPPLQRDGFPD